The Myxococcota bacterium genome has a window encoding:
- a CDS encoding FG-GAP-like repeat-containing protein: protein MFRAPLRSFLCLALLVLAAAPGAHAGLGASPAATLSYSGAAAQVSTGGDLNADGYSDLVVATRTLVQVYLGSATGVHTTPDWQVTVAGNISSATVAGDLNGDHIDDLVVASAGSVSNPVAPGQLWVWFGRTDLATAPDDLPADAYASMGNLGPPGYFPLLAASVSTAGDLNGDGLADLVVGDPGVLDQNGRVFVWLGSPTFALSASNGIASPSWSATVPGSSQFGWSVSGGGDVDGDGLSDLVVGAPGYTGPLSGQGAVFVYLGSPTFSSRPSGTSAVADRTELGDVTSGRLGESVVVAGDTNLDGRADILATGRGHFRLFGGTATGPGMTHLWAVDKTASQGILVDDPVSAADVNGDGLADLVLASQNPVGQVYVYFGHPITGPSTAAPDETRSSSISFQTNWAAGVGDLNGDGYGDIATFQTGSTVAVYQGGAYLPAASAGYASYGSTASAAYGLGFSTGGDINGDGYSDYVAGEPDYSNGQSDEGRFHVVYGGSCGPACGPALNEPPPASWESNQAAAQEGWSVALVNDLNGDGYDDVVVSTPGWDDTVNSLTDAGRIQVFLGSAAGLAASPSFTFVGTDAGGQLGYTLAAAGDVNGDGLGDFVVGVPNATVNSVTHAGKVLLFLGAATPLGVNPTPAWSQAGTVPNELFGLSIAGAGDVNRDGLSDVVIGALNVGPGNQCEALLYMGQVGGLGTTPLVLPGILSGGDINAVTVASAGDIDGDGYADVALGQPEYSSSAGVVQVFYGEILATTPPGTFYFSQTLYGPAGSRFGSGIGGGGDMNGDGLGDLLIGSQWTTVGGVFAVGHASLYLGPLEGGIFDPPPSPVAEYGDTTEQSDFGRSVAINADLNGDGFPDVMISAFGASSSAPPLTDSGGVFVHFGNGGPGAPRPKLMRHQASPNNPIALLGATKPEAEGGFNIVNTFRSAAGRSLMRAEVETKPIATPFDGTGLTGASTLILTDLAGIPIASPASCSYLASCKWRLRLRSPNPFFPDTPWFSPPGNSQSERDIRGGADTDGDAVSDGLDNCPTISNSGQADADGDGVGDACDNCLNVANPRVPGGSTAFLAANPWATLTGGQRDDDHDGFGNVCDGDFNNSGGNVNAGDTSQYKLSVNHNRATDTCGTGNVRPCAIFDLDLGQNTNNTANINAADTARYKLLVNSPAGPKCAACTGAATNTALPCEAGPDGTCQ from the coding sequence ATGTTCCGCGCGCCGCTTCGAAGCTTCCTGTGTCTCGCGCTCCTGGTACTCGCCGCCGCGCCCGGCGCGCACGCGGGGCTCGGAGCCAGCCCGGCTGCCACGCTGAGCTACTCCGGAGCGGCCGCGCAGGTCTCGACCGGCGGTGACCTGAACGCCGACGGCTACAGCGACCTGGTCGTCGCGACTCGCACTCTGGTTCAGGTGTATCTCGGCTCGGCGACCGGCGTCCACACGACGCCTGACTGGCAGGTCACTGTTGCCGGCAACATCAGCAGCGCGACCGTTGCCGGCGACCTCAACGGCGACCACATCGACGATCTCGTGGTTGCGTCGGCGGGCTCCGTCAGCAATCCCGTGGCTCCCGGCCAGCTCTGGGTCTGGTTCGGTCGCACCGACCTGGCCACCGCTCCAGACGATCTGCCCGCCGATGCGTACGCGAGCATGGGCAACCTCGGGCCCCCGGGGTACTTTCCGTTGCTCGCGGCCTCCGTCTCGACGGCGGGTGACCTGAACGGAGACGGCCTCGCCGACCTCGTCGTAGGAGACCCCGGTGTCCTGGACCAGAACGGCCGTGTCTTCGTCTGGCTGGGCAGCCCGACGTTTGCGTTGTCGGCGAGCAATGGCATCGCGAGTCCGAGCTGGAGTGCGACCGTGCCCGGGAGCTCTCAGTTCGGCTGGTCCGTCTCGGGCGGAGGGGACGTCGACGGCGACGGACTGTCCGACCTCGTCGTCGGCGCTCCCGGCTACACCGGGCCGCTGTCCGGTCAGGGCGCGGTCTTCGTCTATCTCGGCTCCCCCACGTTCAGCTCACGGCCCAGCGGAACCTCGGCGGTCGCGGATCGCACGGAGCTCGGCGACGTGACCAGCGGCCGGCTCGGTGAGTCGGTGGTCGTCGCGGGCGACACCAACCTCGACGGCAGGGCCGACATCCTCGCGACGGGACGAGGTCACTTCCGATTGTTCGGCGGCACGGCGACCGGACCCGGCATGACTCACCTGTGGGCCGTGGACAAGACGGCGTCGCAGGGCATCCTGGTCGATGACCCGGTCTCTGCGGCGGACGTGAACGGCGACGGCCTCGCGGACCTCGTCCTCGCCTCACAGAACCCAGTGGGACAGGTCTACGTGTATTTCGGACATCCGATCACCGGCCCCAGCACTGCGGCGCCGGATGAGACACGCAGCAGCTCGATCAGCTTCCAGACGAACTGGGCGGCCGGCGTGGGCGACCTGAACGGCGACGGCTACGGCGACATCGCCACGTTCCAGACCGGCAGCACGGTCGCGGTGTATCAGGGCGGCGCCTATCTGCCCGCAGCCAGCGCCGGCTATGCGAGCTACGGGAGCACGGCTTCGGCGGCGTACGGGCTCGGGTTCAGCACCGGAGGAGACATCAATGGCGACGGCTACAGTGACTACGTCGCCGGCGAGCCGGACTACTCGAACGGCCAATCGGACGAGGGCCGTTTCCACGTCGTCTACGGCGGCTCGTGCGGGCCGGCCTGTGGCCCGGCGCTGAACGAGCCTCCGCCCGCGAGCTGGGAATCGAATCAGGCAGCTGCCCAGGAGGGCTGGAGCGTCGCGCTCGTGAACGACCTGAACGGCGATGGCTACGACGACGTCGTGGTCTCCACGCCGGGCTGGGACGACACCGTGAACAGTCTCACCGACGCCGGCCGCATCCAGGTGTTCCTGGGCTCCGCGGCCGGCCTGGCCGCGAGCCCGAGCTTCACCTTCGTGGGCACGGACGCCGGGGGCCAGCTCGGCTACACGCTGGCGGCCGCCGGCGACGTGAATGGCGACGGCCTCGGTGACTTCGTGGTCGGCGTGCCCAACGCCACCGTGAATTCCGTGACCCACGCCGGGAAGGTGCTCCTGTTCCTGGGCGCCGCGACGCCGCTCGGTGTGAATCCCACTCCCGCCTGGTCACAGGCCGGGACGGTCCCCAACGAGCTCTTCGGCCTCTCCATCGCCGGCGCCGGCGACGTGAACCGCGACGGCCTTTCGGACGTCGTGATCGGCGCGCTCAACGTGGGCCCTGGGAATCAGTGCGAGGCCTTGCTCTACATGGGGCAGGTCGGCGGGCTCGGAACGACTCCGCTGGTTCTCCCTGGCATCTTGTCGGGCGGTGACATCAACGCGGTCACCGTGGCCTCGGCCGGAGACATCGACGGCGATGGCTACGCGGATGTCGCGCTCGGTCAGCCCGAGTACTCGTCGTCTGCGGGCGTGGTCCAGGTCTTCTATGGCGAAATCCTCGCCACCACGCCTCCCGGCACTTTCTACTTCTCGCAGACCTTGTACGGGCCAGCCGGCAGCCGCTTCGGATCCGGCATCGGCGGCGGCGGCGACATGAACGGCGACGGGCTGGGCGACCTGTTGATCGGCTCCCAATGGACCACCGTGGGCGGAGTCTTTGCTGTGGGTCATGCGAGCCTCTATCTGGGTCCTCTCGAGGGGGGCATCTTCGACCCGCCGCCTTCTCCCGTGGCCGAGTACGGAGACACCACGGAGCAGTCCGACTTCGGCCGCAGCGTCGCGATCAACGCCGATCTCAACGGCGACGGCTTCCCGGACGTCATGATCAGCGCTTTCGGCGCCAGCTCCTCGGCGCCGCCACTCACTGACTCGGGCGGAGTATTCGTGCACTTCGGCAACGGCGGCCCCGGGGCGCCGCGGCCCAAGCTCATGCGCCACCAGGCGTCGCCGAACAATCCGATCGCTCTCCTGGGCGCGACGAAGCCCGAGGCCGAGGGCGGCTTCAACATCGTGAACACCTTCCGGAGCGCCGCGGGGCGCTCGCTCATGCGGGCGGAGGTCGAGACCAAGCCGATCGCCACGCCGTTCGACGGAACGGGACTCACCGGAGCCTCTACGCTCATCCTCACCGACCTCGCTGGAATCCCGATCGCCTCGCCGGCCAGCTGCAGCTATCTCGCGTCGTGCAAGTGGCGCCTGCGACTGCGTTCTCCCAACCCGTTCTTCCCGGACACACCGTGGTTCTCTCCGCCGGGCAACTCACAGAGCGAGCGCGACATACGCGGCGGGGCAGACACCGATGGCGACGCCGTGTCGGACGGCCTGGACAACTGCCCGACCATCTCCAACTCGGGGCAGGCCGACGCCGACGGCGACGGCGTGGGAGATGCGTGCGACAACTGCCTGAACGTGGCGAATCCGCGCGTTCCGGGCGGCTCGACCGCCTTCCTGGCCGCCAACCCCTGGGCCACGCTCACCGGCGGTCAGCGCGACGACGACCACGACGGCTTCGGCAACGTGTGCGACGGGGACTTCAACAACTCCGGCGGCAACGTGAACGCGGGCGACACGAGTCAGTACAAGCTGTCGGTCAACCACAATCGCGCGACCGATACCTGCGGTACCGGCAACGTCCGACCGTGTGCGATCTTCGATCTCGACCTCGGTCAGAACACCAACAACACGGCCAACATCAACGCGGCGGATACCGCGCGCTACAAGCTCCTGGTCAACTCGCCGGCCGGTCCGAAGTGCGCCGCGTGCACCGGAGCCGCGACCAACACGGCGCTGCCGTGCGAGGCCGGGCCCGACGGCACGTGTCAGTGA
- a CDS encoding transporter, with the protein MCLLACAASARAQSLEPRAYSNTPVGMNFAIAGYAYQNGDVASDASLPLQNAKVQVHTGFLAYARSLDVLGQAAKLELVLPYAGALGAADAQLPGQTVHESRDVDGFGDAQMRFSWNFYGAPALSLEDFDQYEQDVIIGTSLLVTVPLSQYDGDKLLNIGTHRWSFKPELGISKSWAPFILELSVAGTFYTENHDFFHGNDRQQSPLGAAQLHGIYAFRRGIWGSLDFTYYVGGRTQLNDHPATGLQSNTRLGGTLAIPVNKYNSIKLYGSTGVSARAGGRFDTIGAAWQVRWGGGL; encoded by the coding sequence GTGTGCCTGCTCGCCTGCGCCGCTTCGGCGCGCGCGCAGAGCCTGGAGCCGCGCGCCTACTCCAACACGCCGGTCGGCATGAACTTCGCCATCGCGGGCTACGCCTACCAGAACGGCGACGTGGCGAGCGACGCGTCCCTGCCGCTGCAGAACGCGAAGGTCCAGGTGCACACGGGCTTTCTCGCCTACGCGCGCTCGCTCGACGTGCTGGGACAGGCGGCCAAGCTCGAGCTCGTGCTGCCCTACGCCGGGGCGCTCGGCGCGGCCGACGCGCAGCTCCCGGGCCAGACAGTCCACGAGTCGCGCGACGTCGACGGCTTCGGCGACGCGCAGATGCGCTTCTCCTGGAACTTCTACGGGGCGCCGGCGTTGTCGCTCGAAGACTTCGACCAGTACGAGCAGGACGTGATCATCGGTACGAGCCTGCTCGTGACCGTGCCGCTCAGTCAGTACGACGGCGACAAGCTGCTCAACATCGGCACGCACCGCTGGTCGTTCAAGCCCGAGCTCGGTATCTCGAAGAGCTGGGCACCGTTCATCCTCGAGCTGTCGGTCGCGGGCACCTTCTACACCGAGAACCACGACTTCTTCCACGGCAACGACCGCCAGCAGAGCCCCCTGGGCGCGGCCCAGCTCCACGGCATCTACGCGTTCAGGAGGGGCATCTGGGGCTCGCTCGACTTCACCTACTACGTGGGCGGCCGCACGCAGCTGAACGACCACCCGGCCACCGGTCTGCAGAGCAACACGCGCCTGGGTGGGACACTCGCGATCCCCGTGAACAAATACAACTCGATCAAGCTGTACGGCAGCACGGGTGTCTCGGCGCGCGCCGGCGGCCGCTTCGACACGATCGGCGCCGCATGGCAAGTGCGGTGGGGCGGGGGGCTGTGA